The genomic DNA ttggcattgcgcattgtgatcttaggcttgtgtgcagctgctcggccatggaaacccttttcatgaagctcccgactaatagttattgtgctgacattgcttccggaggcagtttggaactctgtagtgagtgttgcaaccgaagacagacgatttttacacgctacgtgcttcagcactcggcagtcccgttctgtgagcttgtgtgacctaccacttcgcggctgagccgttgttgctcctagacatttccacttcacaataacagcccttacagttgacaggggcagctctagcagggcaaaaatttgacgaactgacttgtgggaaaggtggcatcctaagatggtgccacgttgaaagtcactgagctcttcagtacgggctattctactgccaatgtttgtttatggagattgcatggctgtgtgctcgattttatacacctgtcagcaacgggtgtagctgaaacagccgaatccactaatttaaaggggtgttCTTATACTTTTAGCCATGTAGTGTAAGTAGCAATAGTTTTTGTTATTtataaactcaggttccctttatctaatattaggttttggttgaagatctgataacattcagagTCAAatatatgcaaaaatagagaaaatcccGGCACTGTAATACTAGTACTACAAATATACTGtgctgaatgcactgactgtaagttactctagataagatcgtctgctaaatgactcaaatgtaaatgtgtctgCTGTTTATTAGTACTGTCCAGTGGGTCTACACTGTCCATTGTTTCCTGATtctctatgaaatatgacctataattaatgaCAATATGAGTGAAACAGTTTTCCTTCCAATAAATGGTAATCAAGTatgttatactgaacaaaaatataaacgcaacatgcaacaatttcaaagattttactgagttagagttcatataaggaaatcagtcagttgaaataaattcattaggccctaatctatggatttcacatgactgggcaggggcacaaccatgggtgggcctgggagggcataggcccaccctcttgggagactggcccacccactggggagcaaggcccagccaatcagaatgagtttttccccacaaaagggctttattacaggcagaaatactcctcagtttcatcagctgtccgggtggctggtcttagacgatccggcagatgaagaagccggatgtggaggtcctgggctggcgtggttacacgtggtctgcggttgtgagaccggttggacgtactgccaaattctctaaaacgacgttggaggcggcttatggtagagaaatgaacattaaattatctggcaacagctctggtggacattcctgcagtcagcatgctaattgcatgctccctcaacttgagacatctgtggcattgtgttgtgtgacaaaactgcacgttagagtggccttttattgtccccagcacaaggtgcacctgtgtaatgatcatgccttttaatcagcttcttgagatggcacacctgtcaggtggatggattatcttggcaaaggagaaatgctcactaaaagggatgtaaacaaatttgtttaaaaaaagaagagaaataagcgttttgtgagtatggaacatttctgggatcttttatttcagctcatgaaacatgggaccaacactctacatgttgcgtttatatttttgttcagtataaaaagttgtgggcgtaccccaacaacagaatggtgtgagCGTATACCGGTCATTAATGTTTTTGACTCGTCCTGTACTTTTGTATTTTTaattgggtatgagttaacagaatatgagcattttaaaagtgagattaatACAGTGGCCTACCATGTTGTCTTCCAGATAAGAGGACAGATCCATGGTTACTGGTCTACTCACCCATGCCAGTGGCTTCTATAGTCCTCCTCTATCTCGGTGTGGTCTGGGCTGGGCCCAAGCTGATGAAACACAGGGAACCTGTTGACCTCAAGGCTGTGCTCATTGTCTACAACTTCgccatggtctgtctgtctgtctacatgtTCCATGAGGTGTGCTCCAACCCTCATCAAAATGAGTGGATTTCTCtttaaacgtgtgtgtgtgtgtgttcagcagcCACAGAAATGGGCCTAATTGTGTTTTATAATGATATGTTTCACCTGACCTATAAGGGTTTTGATGTTGCAGTTCTTGGTCACGTCCATGCTGTCTAAATACAGTTACCTGTGTCAACCTGTGGATTACAGTACTAGCCCACTGGCAATGAGGGTAAGAGTGCGTCTGAAAAGTCCCTACTGTACACAAACCGTTGGACCTCTCATATAGGATATAGTTGACCTAACTGGCAAATGCCCGCAAATAGTACACATATCTATTCCATCTCTGAAGACTGTCCCAAAGCCCTGGCCATAACAGTGGataactgtctctgtctgtttgtttcaccAGATGGCCAAAGCATGCTGGTGGTTTTTCTTCTCTAAGGTCATAGAACTGGCTGACACGGTAAAACACATTGAAAATCAGGGTCATATTCAACAGAAGAAAACTAACTGAAATGGGGACTACTTGTCCAGGAAACGtgttccgttgcaaaacgttttcctACGGTGTGCATTAATCAATATGACCCAGGATTAGCGTCAGACTCATGTGAAACACTGGAAATCCATTTCAAACCCATTCCAAACTCTCCATTGACAGGTGTTCTTCATCCTGAGGAAGAAGAACAGTCAGCTGACCTTCCTGCATGTCTATCACCATGCCACCATGATCTTCAACTGGTGGGCAGGGGCAAAGTACCTGGCTGGAGGCCAATGTAAGTCTAGCAGTACGAAGACCAGGAGTTCTTTCTGATCACATGTCttcctgaccaggaaaaactctggatCCTACTCGTTAATGCTCTGTATCAACGCATATGTTATGTTTCAGGGCTGCCATACATTTGTTTAATTAACGTCTTATAAGATGTTTTATCAACTCTCTGTTGGCACTTATCATCACCTGGTAGGCACCTGGTAGACTTACAAATAGACATATtcattgtaagtcgctctgaataagagtgtctgctaaatgactaaaattttaatGTAAAATTATTAATGGGGTCCTAGCAAATTGTCCATACCATGCATGATGTTGTGCAACAGATAGTTGAGATGTTTTGTGTTCCTGTCTCTCCTAGCGTTCTGCATTGGCCTTCTCAACACCTTCGTCCACACCGTGATGTACTCCTACTATGGACTGGCTGCCCTTGGGCCTCACATGCAGAAGTACTTATGGTGGAAACGCTATCTGACCTCACTTCAGCTGGTGAGTGGCTCTATCTTCAGCTCTGCATACATCTAGTGGGGTTTAAGCAAAAGGGATACATCTGGGGTTTGTGAATTGGTTGGCTACTACAGAAGCTTAGAGAGTATTGGgattaaggcctagattcaatcagttcAGTGTTAACACGCTTTTGGTTAGGCGATGTCGGAGGTGTAACTGTTAGTTGTCAAATCGGTGAGTGGCTGCTCTTGTGGTCATTGTCAAGAAACCACACCCATCCTTAAATCCCACCCGCATTAATAGTTCAGAACGAGAATGTGTAGACTATATAGAAACCATGACTCTCAAAGTGAAAACCATTAACCTCTACAGGATTGGTGTCCTTATACCAGGAcggttgctgctcaatatgcgatatgtgactagaatggcgttgtaaacaacagccaacattccaggacatagacatgtcttatatgggcagaaagcttcaattcttgttaatctaactgcagtgtccaatttacagtagctattacagctaaagaaataccatgctattgtttgaggatagcgcacaacaacaaaacacttttgacacggcaactggtttgaaacattcacctctgaaggtaaataatgtacttacattcagtaatcttgctctgatttgtagCAGAGTTTTGGTTGATagaatcaatttttatattcaaatgtaggtatttggtattttattaggatccccattagctgttgcaaaatcagcagctactcttcctggggtccactcaaacatgaaacatgacataatacaaaacattaatagacaagaacagctcaaggacagaaataCATTAAACAtgttttaaaggcacacgtagcctacaatacatacacacaaactatctaggtcaaataggggagaggcgttgtgccgtgaggtgttgctttatctgtttttttaaaccaggttagCTGTTTATTTGAGGAATATGagatggaatggagttccatgcaataatggctctatataatactgtacgcttttttgatttggggactgtgaaaagactcctggtggcatgtctggtggggtaagtgtgtgtgtcagagctggttgtaagttgactgtgcaaacaatttgggattttcaacacattaatgtttcttataaaaagaagaagtgatgcagtcagtctctcctcaactcttagccaagagagactggcatgcatagtatttatatcagccctctgattacaatgaagagcaagacgtgccgctctgttttggaccagctgcagcttaactaggtctttccttgcagcactggaccacacgactggacaataatcaatattagacaaaactagagcctgcagaacttgctttttggagtgtggtgtcaaaaaagcagagcatctctttattacggacagacctctccccatctttacaaccattgaatctatatgttttgatcatgatagtttacaatctaaggtaacaccaagtaatttagtctcctcaacttgttcaacagccacaccattcattaccagattcagctgaggtctagaacttagggaatgatttgtaccaaatacaatgttcttagttttagagatgttcaggaccagtttattagtggccacccattccaaaacagactgcaactctttgttaaagGTTTttgtgacttcattagctgtggttgctgatgcgtatatggttgaatcatcagcatacatggacacacatgctttgtttaatgccagtggcaggtcattggtaaaaatagaaaagagtagagggcctagagagctgccctgtggtacactacactttacatgtttgacattagagaagcttccattaaagaaaactgagttctattagatagatagctctgaatccatgatatggcagaggttgaaaagccataacacatacgttttttcaacaacagattatggtcaataatatcaaaggctgcactgaaatctaacagtacagctcccacaatcttcttattatcaatttctttcaaccaatcatcagttatttgtgtcagtgcagtacatgttgagtgcccttccctttaagcatgttgaaagtctgttgttaatttgtttacagagaactgtaagtcactctggataagagcatctgctaaatgactaaaatgtcaatgtaaatagcattgtatttggtcaaacacaattttttccaacagtttgctaagagctggcagcaagcttataggtctactgttagaaccagtaaaggccgctttaccattcttgggtagcggaattactttggcttccctcctgGCCTGCGGACAAAGACTTTcatctaggctcagattaaagatatgacagataggagtggctatagagtccgctaccatcctcagtagctttccatctaagtcaatgccaggaggtttgtcattattgatcaatAACAATAACTTTTCCAcatctcccacactaactttacaaaattcaaacttgcaatgcttttctttcattatttgtttttttatgcatgaatacgatggctcactgttcattgttggcatttcctgcctaagtttgcccactttgccaatgaagtaataattaaaataattggcaacatcaaataagccatctgattcgatgaaagatggtgtagaatttgtctttctacccatcatttcatttctttatatcattgatcttggcttcatgatacagtttcttcttctttttgtagagtttagtcacataatttctcaatttgcagtaagtcaaccagtcagatgtgcagccagacttattagccactccttttgtcccatctctttcaaccatacagttgttcaattcctcatcaatccatggagccttaacagttctaacagtcagtttcctaacaggtgcatgtttatcaataattggaagaagcaatttaatacatttatgaagtgcagcatctggatgctccttattaatcacatcagaccaacaaatatgttTTACATCATCCAAatatgagtcacagcaaaatattttgtatgatctcttatgcactattttaggcccagcttttggaactttggctttcctggatatagccactatattgtgatcactgcatccaataggtacggatacagctttagaacaaagttctacagtattagtaaaaatgtgatcgatacatgtggatgatcttgttcctgtagtgtttgtaaacaccctggtaggttgattaataacctgaaccagatgaAAGGCACTGGTTAAagtaagaagcttcctcttgagcagacagcttgatgaaaaccagtcaatattcaggtccccaagaaagtagacctctctgtttacatcacatacactatcaagcatttcacacatattatttaaatactgactgttcgcacttggtggcctatagcaacaccccaaaagaaaaggctttagatgtggcaagtgaacctgcaaccacaacacttcaataacacttgacataagatcttctctaagcagtacagggatatggctctgaatatatacagcaacacctgccccataagcatttctgtctcttctatagatgttatattcttgtattgctactgctgtatcatcaaatgaatgatctaagtgagtctcagaaatggctaatatatgaatgttagcggatgttagcaagttattgggTGCGCTCCAGCTCAATTTTCctggtccatcttcaatttctcagagatcatttccctcactttgtcctcagactccgtccaggtctcatggAGATtttgcaattccgtccacaaccatgttgttacgCCTTGATTGTCCTTCGAGTCTGATTtatccgtcattgttatcatggattcacagacagaactgatgtcctctctcaatgacttacagattgctgtaatcttgccgttctcctgtttcaactcattCAGCTGACACTGGGAGAACtacaaactgttcttcaggtgctgggcctctctggtcaggtcgtccattattttattagtcgaatccaccagtatttggacaaagcacTTGAAGCTAtcttcttgttgttgtaacaactgcttgtagaactctttttgttcgtttaaaagatccttcacgtgtgatagagagacaccactgtcctcgacAACAGTActcccgccggctttggtctttgtcatggtagctagcaacgtatgttacgctgttactcctcgcagttccagacagggcaggtcacagggaagattgaaaacaaccAACAGCAGGAATCTAGACATCCACAAACCCgggacaatccgcggtcccagccacaatggctaaccgcatcgcgggctgcgttcaagccctcaagaaaaccctgctacattttacattttagtcatttagcagacgctcttatccagagcgacttacagttagtgagtgcatacatttttcatactggccccctgtgggaatcgaacccacaaacctggcgtagGCTAGCTGCAAcgccaaatagctcctcagaccTGTCCTTGGTCGAAAAgatcactggacagagactagcaatcccagcaactgatgccaactgtgTTGCGGGATCCAACctaaaaagttagctagctacaaagaACTTCCCAATACACTTTAAAAACAACAAATCCGAGCTCTTCCTTGTTCAACAGGAAGTACTTGtgaggaactgggttctacagtttttTGACCCCCTGCTGTCTCAGGCTCCACCcacaaaatattgtgtagtgatgtaatccttcactggatcagtctgaaacttttcACACATAATGCTGCCATCTTGGGAACAACAGCTAAATTACACCTAGATTCCTACATCACtctctggcctttctcttgcatttcaaagctgatgcaaaaaataaaataaaacgcatgtttttttgtttgtattttcttttaccagatctaatgtttTATTCTCCTATATTcctttcacatttccacaaacttcaaagtgtttaatTTCAAATGAtaccaagaatatgcatatccttgcttcaggtcctgagctacaggcagttagatcaTTTTAGGCGCAAATTGAAAAAAAATAGTACGATCCTTAAGAGGTACGATAGGCTAAGGATTTATATCAGCCTAGTGGAGGTGTATATTACAtcacacattccagtgttcgTACTTGTATCACTTCTGAATTGGATTTCTATTAATGCGACATGGTGCATCCAATGGCGATGTCCGCGATAGGTataagcatggcgcttgcaacgccagggttgtgggtgcgtttcccacaggggggccagtatgaaaagatttatgcactcacaaactgtaagtcgctctggataagagcgtctgctaaatgactaaaatgtaatgtaaatgtaaaatgtaaaaatgtataacaCTTGGAGACaattgtggatttgacagctctaacacagttacACCTCCTACATCACCTAAACAAAAGCAATCATATGCAATGCAGTTGTCGGTTATATCGGGTTAACGCTGAACGGATTAAATCTAGGCCTTATGAGTGGTAGAAAACAGATCATGTGATTATGAACAGAGATTTTTCAGAGAAAGTTATACCTCCAAAACTGTCTGAATCTGAACCAACTGTTCTCCTCACGGTGGTTTCAGCTCCAGTTTGTCCTGCTGGCCACTCACACGGGCTACAACCTCTTCACTGAGTGTAACTTCCCAGACTCCATGAATGCCTATGTGTTTTTCTACTGTGTCAGCCTCATCCTTCTCTTCAGCAACTTCTACTATCAGAGCTACCTCAGCAGGAAGATCAAGAAGACTTAAAGGATATGGCCGTGACCCCGAGGGTGTCTCAGGCGGAGTTGGGATATGcagaaaaacacatttccaattgaataggacaaatataagcacacaCCAAATGATGATTTTTTTATCATTATTATATCCATAATCACACATTGTGTCTTACTGTACCTGAATTCAATTCACTGTCAATTTAAACATTTTTCAAAACATTATCTGGAGATGTATTTATGTGAAGCCTCCTACAATATGCCCTATGGCagcatttcccaaacttggtcctgatGGACCCAGAGaagtgcatgttttggtttttgcactagcattacacagctgattcaaataatttccctttttatttttttttatttttttttcatatgtgtagttctatggcaaaaccaaaatgtgcacccagggggccccaggaccgagtttgggaaaccctggtctatgGTATCTACTTATTGATTGTCTTTAACTGGCTGTGAACCTATGGAAACATCTGTCattcatgagagagagagggtgcgaGAGAACAGGGATTACAAGTTGTCTCAATACCACTGCATTCCTTTTCATAATGTTACGGTGAAAAGTTGAGAATGCTCACAAGAGGGCAGAGTCTGTCTATGGTTGGTGTTTCTCTTACCGGTGTGTCGAACTGTTCACCACTGTCTAATTTGTCTGCAACTTCACATACGTTACTTTATGTAGTGCTGCTGCTTTTATCTTGGATATTCATTTAACATTATAGCAGATATATTGTGCTTTAGTTATTTGAGGCATAGATGCTGTACTTGGTGCTATAACCATGTTATATCACCAAGCAAGGCTTTAAGGAAAAGGagaagaatacctgaccactgtttTGTTTGAATGCTCCTCCGATACTTAAAACAGTCTTCTTTTATTGACATGGCATTACCCTGCAGTTGTGATAGTTCTGTGGCCATaagatatttgtatttattagggaccCCCATTaactgttgccaaggcagcagctactcttcctggggtccaaacacattaaggcacttacattacatataaaacaaaaacgataaaacagtacatcatataacattaaaAAGTCACAATTTCGTGTTATTGTACAATTATTTATTTCTTAAACTTGGAAATAACAAACATTCAAAAGACTGCTTTAAACAAACTGTACATTTATACACATGGTAAAGTAGATTTGACTGTGTTCCAGAATATTTCATGTATGACCATCCACCACCCCTTTTACCTTTCCAGAAATATCTTTAGACAAtctaaacaaataaacaaaaacaaggCATTTCATCCACTGCAAAAACAACAAtgcaaaattatatatttttctacATTTCAGTCTTTAGTAGATTGAACTATtgtagaaagaaagagagagggagagagaaagaggagggaaggCTTTAGTAGGTCATGTGTCCATTTGGATGCATCGGAGTCCATGTGGAATCTGTTCGGCGGGGCTGGAGGAAGCTCTGTCATGTTCGAGTTTTTACTGACTGAGTCGTTTTAAAGCAGTAGAGCTTGTTTTCAATTATATTGTTTTCTTTAGATCAGAACAAACTTGTAAGGAGACCAAGGAATGGATGccacttcagactattgagatgcatcgcCCGTATAGCGATACCCAGGGCAGCATCAggtcctctatgtctctgtgtagACAGAGGACATCTGGCTCAGGCTGCGGTCGAA from Coregonus clupeaformis isolate EN_2021a chromosome 11, ASM2061545v1, whole genome shotgun sequence includes the following:
- the LOC121576556 gene encoding elongation of very long chain fatty acids protein 4 isoform X1; this encodes MASAWQSVQSLHQWMLENGDKRTDPWLLVYSPMPVASIVLLYLGVVWAGPKLMKHREPVDLKAVLIVYNFAMVCLSVYMFHEFLVTSMLSKYSYLCQPVDYSTSPLAMRMAKACWWFFFSKVIELADTVFFILRKKNSQLTFLHVYHHATMIFNWWAGAKYLAGGQSFCIGLLNTFVHTVMYSYYGLAALGPHMQKYLWWKRYLTSLQLLQFVLLATHTGYNLFTECNFPDSMNAYVFFYCVSLILLFSNFYYQSYLSRKIKKT
- the LOC121576556 gene encoding elongation of very long chain fatty acids protein 4 isoform X2 — encoded protein: MASAWQSVQSLHQWMLENGDKRTDPWLLVYSPMPVASIVLLYLGVVWAGPKLMKHREPVDLKAVLIVYNFAMFLVTSMLSKYSYLCQPVDYSTSPLAMRMAKACWWFFFSKVIELADTVFFILRKKNSQLTFLHVYHHATMIFNWWAGAKYLAGGQSFCIGLLNTFVHTVMYSYYGLAALGPHMQKYLWWKRYLTSLQLLQFVLLATHTGYNLFTECNFPDSMNAYVFFYCVSLILLFSNFYYQSYLSRKIKKT